The following are encoded in a window of Carya illinoinensis cultivar Pawnee chromosome 15, C.illinoinensisPawnee_v1, whole genome shotgun sequence genomic DNA:
- the LOC122297218 gene encoding disease resistance protein Roq1-like isoform X3 yields the protein MASSSSSFSVASPWLYDVFLSFRGEDTRDTFTAHLNHALMEKGIRTFIDEDEVKRGDEISPVLLQAIEDSKISIIVFSENYASSTWCLDELLKILECKKSRQQLVLPVFYRVNPSDIRHQRESFGKALTEHAEKLNGDMKLQMWKAALREVANLSGDHLTNGNEAKFIEGIVQDISRFIESDSYLPVAKYPTGLDSQLRDIMNLHLSLGTNDVRMVGILGLGGIGKTSLAKAIWNSIAFRFEASCFLANVSDHSNRGRGLVRLQETLYSKIFRGRSSLEIDSIDSGINIIKRILHSKRVLLILDGVDHITQLDTLAGACDWFGEGSRIIITTRDQHLLTAHGVDSTYKMKSLNYHDALQLFCWHAFKKQKPVVGYDKFVEQIISYAGSLPLALTVLGSDLYGRSESEWKSSLDKYKQIPHQDIQKILQTSYNRLSEEEKNVFLDIACFFNGQLQLDDVIIKILDSSGFRPNFSIPRLREKCLISEFEGKLQMHDLLRDMGREVVRQESPENPGARSRLFFHRDVREVLEDDIGTNRVEAIVIDFPEGDEIIHLSPNAFKNMKRLRLFRCSNASFSGELNCLPNSIRVLDWLNCPLQSMPSKFRGDNLFILQMVGSHIQEICFEFKLQLLLFSIFLSLNLV from the exons ATGGCCTCTTCTTCATCCTCTTTTTCAGTCGCATCTCCATGGCTCTACGATGTCTTCTTGAGCTTTAGAGGAGAAGATACCCGTGATACTTTTACTGCCCATCTTAACCATGCTTTGATGGAAAAGGGAATCCGTACCTTCATAGATGAGGATGAAGTTAAAAGGGGTGATGAGATTTCACCAGTACTTCTCCAAGCCATAGAAGATTCAAAGATTTCCATCATTGTATTCTCAGAAAATTATGCATCGTCAACATGGTGTTTGGATGAGTTATTGAAGATTCTTGAGTGTAAAAAGTCAAGGCAACAACTAGTTCTACCTGTGTTTTACCGAGTAAATCCATCAGATATTCGACATCAAAGAGAAAGTTTTGGAAAAGCATTGACTGAACATGCAGAGAAATTAAATGGAGACATGAAGTTGCAGATGTGGAAGGCAGCCCTACGAGAAGTTGCAAATTTGTCCGGAGACCATTTGACAAATGG gaaCGAAGCTAAATTCATTGAAGGAATCGTTCAAGACATCTCAAGATTTATAGAAAGTGATTCATATTTACCTGTTGCGAAGTATCCGACTGGCTTAGACTCCCAGTTACGGGATATCATGAATTTGCATTTAAGTCTTGGGACAAATGACGTACGAATGGTAGGGATCTTAGGACTTGGGGGAATTGGTAAAACATCTCTAGCCAAAGCAATTTGGAACTCgattgctttccgatttgaagCTAGTTGTTTTCTTGCAAATGTCAGTGACCATTCAAATCGAGGGCGTGGTTTGGTGCGATTGCAGGAGACCCTTTATTCTAAGATCTTTAGAGGTCGAAGCAGTTTGGAGATTGATAGTATTGATTCaggaataaatataataaaacgcATTCTTCATTCTAAAAGAGTTCTTTTAATTCTTGATGGTGTAGACCACATCACCCAGTTAGACACATTAGCAGGAGCTTGTGATTGGTTTGGTGAGGGAAGTAGAATCATCATCACGACAAGAGATCAACACTTGTTGACTGCTCATGGAGTTGATTCAACATACAAGATGAAGTCATTGAATTATCATGATGCTTTACAACTATTTTGTTGGCATGCTTTCAAAAAACAGAAACCGGTTGTGGGTTATGATAAATTTGTAGAACAAATCATAAGTTATGCTGGGAGCCTTCCACTAGCTTTAACGGTGCTTGGTTCGGATTTATATGGTAGAAGTGAAAGTGAGTGGAAAAGTTCACTGGATAAGTACAAGCAAATCCCTCACCAAGATAttcaaaaaatacttcaaaCAAGTTATAATAGATTaagtgaagaagaaaagaatgttTTTCTTGACATTGCATGTTTTTTCAATGGACAATTACAGCTTGACGATGTCATTATAAAGATACTAGATAGTTCTGGTTTTCGTCCAAACTTTTCGATCCCAAGGCTTAGGGAGAAGTGTCTTATTTCGGAGTTTGAAGGAAAATTGCAAATGCATGACTTGTTACGAGATATGGGTAGAGAAGTTGTTCGACAAGAATCGCCTGAAAATCCAGGAGCACGTAGCAGATTATTCTTTCATAGAGATGTTCGCGAAGTACTGGAGGATGATATA GGAACAAATAGAGTCGAAGCAATTGTTATTGATTTTCCTGAAGGTGATGAAATAATCCACTTGAGTCCCAACGCCTTCAAGAATATGAAAAGACTCAGATTATTTAGATGCAGCAATGCATCCTTTTCTGGCGAACTTAATTGTCTACCTAATTCAATAAGAGTGCTTGATTGGCTTAACTGTCCTTTACAATCTATGCCATCTAAATTTCGTGGAGACAACCTCTTTATTCTACAAATGGTCGGTAGTCACATCCAGGAGATATGCTTCGAATTTAAGCTAcaactattattattttcaatatttctttctttaaacttagtttga